A region from the Capra hircus breed San Clemente chromosome 9, ASM170441v1, whole genome shotgun sequence genome encodes:
- the LOC102171791 gene encoding trace amine-associated receptor 6-like, producing MSSNSSPSAAVQLCYEHLNGSCVKTPYSPTSRVILYMVYGFGAVLAVFGNLLVMTAILHFKQLHSPTNFLITSLACTDFLVGVTVMPFSMVRSVESCWYFGQSFCALHTCCDVAFCYSSLFHLSFISIDRYIAVTDPLVYPTKFTVSVSGICISISWILPLTYSGAVFYTGANENGLEELSSALNCVGGCQIVINQNWVLVHFLSFFIPTFVMLILYSNIFLVARQQAKKIENTGSKRESSSDSYKSRVAKRERKAAKTLGITVIAFMISWLPYSIDSLIDAFMGFITPAYIYEICCWCTYYNSAMNPLIYAVFYPWFRKAIKVIVSGRVFKNGSASMNLFSEQM from the coding sequence ATGAGCAGCAACTCATCCCCCAGTGCAGCTGTGCAGCTCTGCTACGAGCACTTGAATGGATCCTGTGTGAAAACCCCCTACTCACCCACGTCCCGCGTGATTCTATACATGGTGTATGGCTTTGGGGCTGTCCTGGCCGTGTTTGGAAATCTCCTGGTAATGACTGCCATCCTTCATTTCAAGCAGCTACACTCACCAACCAATTTTCTCATCACCTCTCTGGCCTGTACAGACTTTCTAGTGGGAGTGACTGTGATGCCCTTCAGCATGGTCAGGTCCGTGGAGAGCTGCTGGTACTTTGGGCAAAGTTTCTGTGCTTTGCACACATGCTGTGATGTGGCATTTTGTTACTCTTCTCTCTTCCACCTGTCCTTCATCTCCATCGACAGGTACATTGCTGTTACTGACCCTCTGGTCTATCCCACCAAGTTCACGGTGTCTGTGTCAGGGATATgcatcagcatctcctggatCCTGCCCCTTACTTACAGTGGTGCCGTGTTCTACACGGGTGCCAATGAGAATGGGCTAGAGGAATTGTCTAGTGCCCTCAACTGTGTAGGAGGCTGTCAGATAGTTATAAATCAAAACTGGGTGTTGGTACATTTTCTATCCTTCTTTATACCTACTTTTGTTATGCTAATTCTCTATAGTAATATTTTCCTTGTGGCCAGACAACAGGCTAAAAAGATTGAAAATACTGGTAGTAAAAGAGAGTCATCATCAGACAGTTACAAATCCAGAGTAgccaagagagagaggaaagcagCTAAAACCCTGGGTATCACAGTCATAGCATTCATGATTTCGTGGTTACCATACAGTATTGACTCATTAATCGATGCCTTCATGGGCTTCATAACCCCGGCCTATATTTATGAGATTTGCTGTTGGTGTACTTATTATAACTCAGCCATGAACCCCTTGATCTATGCTGTATTTTACCCTTGGTTTAGGAAAGCCATCAAAGTCATTGTGAGTGGGCGGGTTTTCAAGAACGGTTCTGCAAGCATGAATTTGTTCTCTGAACAAATGTAA